GAATGAATTGCCCCCGCATTTGATATTCTTGATCAAAAGCATCACAGAGCTGTTGCCAATCTCTTGAAACAAAGTAATCCGATAGAAATACTTGCCAATCGTTCGGAATCAATGAAAGCAAGTTGCTCACTGTTACATCAAATCAGAAAGAATTGGATTTGTTCGTTTTGATCTCATACTGAACGGGGCTATTGAGTTTGAGAGCAATGCTGGCATTACATTCTTTATCTTGCCGAAAGTAATGAAAGCTTAATCGTTTGCTGCGTTTAAGGCTTGCTAGAACTGGGTCGAGTCGACTGGAGTTGACGCGTTGACCATTAATGCTACTAATGAGGTCGTGCGGTGCCAGCCCAGCTTGTTGGGCAAGACCACCATCGAGAACGTGGGTTAGCTTAAGCCAGCCATGACTGTCGGCGTGACGGATCCCCAGCGATAGCTTGAGATCATCTAGGAAGCGAGCTGATTTAAGGGAGACTGAAATTCCGGCGATCTGGGTTAACCACAGTTGTAAAGGCAGATCTTGGGTGCCATTGATGTAATTCTTTTTAAAGTCTTGCCAGACCTTATTAAAGGTAATGCCCATGATCTGACTAATTGCTAAATCTAGTGAGTATTGATTGATTCCTAAAAAAGGTTTGCCATGCTCTTTCCAAAGATAGCGCATGAGATCATCCAACGATATCTTGCCACTACTATGATGGCGCATCACGAGATCAAGACCTAGAGCAATGAGAGCGCCCTTTGCGTAATAACTAACTACCGCATTAGGAGTATTCTCATCCATTTGGTAATACTTGGTCCAAGCATCAAAAGAGCTATCAGCTACAGTTTGTTTGTGACGTCCTGGATTGCGTAAGACGCCATTCCAGTTATTCGTAAGCAGCTCAAGATAACGCGGCAGGCTAATCGTTTTGCTTCTGAGAAGTTGAAGGTCATCATAGTAGCTGGTAAAGCCTTCAAAGAGCCACAGTAGACGAGTATGGTTGCGCCCACCCAGATCATAGGGTTGGAAAGCCTTGGGTTGAATCCGCTTGACTAACCAGGCATGAAAATATTCATGACTGCATAAGCCCAAGAACTCCTCATAGGTTTTCTTGGGGGTCTTGGCGTCATGATCTTGGTAAGGAAGTTGATCGCGTTTGCATAAAAGCGCAGTGCTATTGTGATGCTCGAGGCCTCCATAGCCATCTAATGCAGCATTGACAATAAATAAGTAGCGTGAGAACGGTGCCTTTGGTTTGCGGGGCTCAAATAGACGAATGGTCTCCGCACAGATTTTGGAGAGATCTCGGGCAAGCTGCTCTTTATCTAAAAGCTCAGATTGCTCAGCTGTAAGACCTTGGATCGCCATGGCATGGGGGGTGCCATACAATTGCCACTCAATCAGATCAAAGTGACCCATGGCAACGGGATGATCAATCAGGTCATCATAATTTTTGGCAAGATAAAAACCAAAGCCTTGCAAATCTGTCTTTACTTGCGCAAGTGTGCAGTGGGCATTCCACCCTAGCAGGGACTGGTCGGTTGGTGGGGCAATCGCTAGAGAGCAAGGTAGATGAGCTTGACCTTGAACGGCTAGACATAGACTGGTGGGATTAAAAAAACCGCGCTCTTGATCTAAGTAAGCGGTACGTACGGATTGATCAAAAGCATAGACCTTGGTGATGATTTCACAGCTAGCGCTATTTTTGGGTAAGCGCCAGCGATCGTTATCGAGCCGCTCAAGTGGAATTGATTTGCGCAACCCAGTTTTCTTAATCGAGGTAAATGCAGAAATTGTTTCAGTATGTTTACTAAAGTCTCGTATTAAATAGCTACCCGGTATCCATGCCGGCATCGCAATTATTTGCCCTGCTGGATCTGGGCGCTCGATCACTAGTTTTACGATGAAACGATGCCCGTGTAAATCATCGGGCCAGACGGTGTATTGCACTGCGGGCATGGCATTGGCTTGCATGGTCGTAACTATTTGAGTGATGCTAATTTCTTCTCAATATCGGCAAGTTGAACTGCGCCTGGGAACCGACTGCCGTCAGTAAAGAAAATAGTGGGCGTGCCATTAATGCCATAGTTTTTTGCTAGAGTAAGATTTTTATCAATAGGATTGGCGCAATCTGATTTACCACTGGGCCCCAGATTATTGAGCATCCAGTCATTCCATACCTTTTGCTGATCAGCAGCACACCAAATTTGCTTCGATTTGAGGGCAGAGTCTGCTGACAAAATAGGAATCAAATAATTATAAATAGTGACGTTATCAAGTTGTTGGAGTGTTTTCTCCAGCCGCTTGCAATAACCACAATTGGGGTCTGAGAACACGGCAATTTGACGACTACCATTGCCGCGGACCACCTTAAATGCCTGTGCTTGCGGAAGTTCAGACCACTTGATGCGATTAATGTCTTCTTGACGTTTAGTCGTTAAATTATTACCCGATGCCAACTCAACCATTTCACCTTGGATTAAATATTTGGCATTGCTATCGGTATAAAAGATTTCATTATTCACTTGTACTTCGAATAGTCCAGGAATGGGTGATGGCGTGACATTACGGACGTTGGCGGATGTGCCCAGTCGCTTTTGTATCTCTGTGCGGATTTGTTTCTCATTCAAAGCAAATACTGAACTTGCCATACCAAGAAGTAAGAGACTAATACTCACATGTTTTAAATTCTTTGTCATCTTTTATTCTCCAAGGGCGCGTTCAATAAGTTGTCGTTTTGCAAGGTGGCTATGGTTTACTAAACCAAGGCCCCAGTTGCGGATTTGTTTCTCAAAGGGATTGTTCGCACTAAATAACTTCTTTAGGCGATCTGTAAGCCAAAGAAGAGAGCTGGTATCCCCCTCGCGTTGACGCTCGTAGCGACGTAGTAAGACACGATCAGCAAGCACCCTAAACCCTTCTTTGTTTTTGAACACCTCCAACATATTTGCTACATCCCGTAGCCCTAGGTTTAGACCTTGCCCAGCCAGAGGGTGCATGACGTGTGCGGCATCTCCCAGCAAAATGACCTTTGGATCATATTGTGGCCCAATCAGACCTTGAGACTTAAGGCGCTTGAGGGGGAAGCTCGCTGGTGTAGATTGCAATTGCAGAGTACCTAATGCCTTTTCAATCGCCCCAGCAGATTGCTCTTGTAAAAGTGTTAACCATGCTTCAGGAGTGAGCCGAAGGAGATGGCTAGCATATTCCGGCGAGCATGACCAAACCATTGAAACTTGTTGAGAGGGCAGTGGAAGTAAGGCCAAGACATTACCTTCGGGCAAAAACCACTGATAGGCAGTCTCAAGATGAGGCTGTGAGCAGCTAAAGTTAGCAACCACAGCCATTTGCTGATAGTCATCCTCCAAGGCGTTAATGCCAATGGCCGAGCGTAATGGTGAGCGCACACCATCAGCCGCAAGGATTAATTGCGACACAATCTCTTCGCCCTGATTAAGAACGAGGATAGGATTTTTATCTTTCTCAAGTCGAATATCGGTGACGCTGGCATTGATATTGATAATTTTTTTGTGAAAACGAATTGCCTGATCAAGGGTGGCTTCAATTAAGTCAGCTTCAATGATCCACGCCAACTCTGGACGCCCTACCTCAAAAGCAGAAAAGTGCAATTGATCCTTGGGCTGTCCGCGATCGCCAAAGATGCGCATATCTCTTACAGCCTGAATCCGATTATGATCCAGGGCATGCCAAATATTGAGTTCTGTCAGTAGACGTTTGGCGCTCGGCGCGATTGCATAGATACGTTGCCCGAAGTTCTTTGTTGGGGGCGTCATATTTTTATCTAGATCAGGAGCAATTTGAATTACGGAGTAGCCTAACTGCGCCAACCCTAATGCACTAGATTTACCCACAATGCCGCCACCAACAACGCAAAAATCGGCACCGTTTTGGGCTTTTCTTGGATTGACTAATTTGGGGCTATTTTGGGTTTGAACAGACATACCATGATGATATCGAATCGAGCCCATTTACAATGGCGACATGTCACTCAAATGCGGAATCGTCGGCCTACCCAATGTAGGTAAATCTACCCTGTTTAATGCCCTGACTAAAGCGGGGAT
This genomic interval from Polynucleobacter sp. UK-FUSCHL-C3 contains the following:
- a CDS encoding PDZ domain-containing protein, with amino-acid sequence MQANAMPAVQYTVWPDDLHGHRFIVKLVIERPDPAGQIIAMPAWIPGSYLIRDFSKHTETISAFTSIKKTGLRKSIPLERLDNDRWRLPKNSASCEIITKVYAFDQSVRTAYLDQERGFFNPTSLCLAVQGQAHLPCSLAIAPPTDQSLLGWNAHCTLAQVKTDLQGFGFYLAKNYDDLIDHPVAMGHFDLIEWQLYGTPHAMAIQGLTAEQSELLDKEQLARDLSKICAETIRLFEPRKPKAPFSRYLFIVNAALDGYGGLEHHNSTALLCKRDQLPYQDHDAKTPKKTYEEFLGLCSHEYFHAWLVKRIQPKAFQPYDLGGRNHTRLLWLFEGFTSYYDDLQLLRSKTISLPRYLELLTNNWNGVLRNPGRHKQTVADSSFDAWTKYYQMDENTPNAVVSYYAKGALIALGLDLVMRHHSSGKISLDDLMRYLWKEHGKPFLGINQYSLDLAISQIMGITFNKVWQDFKKNYINGTQDLPLQLWLTQIAGISVSLKSARFLDDLKLSLGIRHADSHGWLKLTHVLDGGLAQQAGLAPHDLISSINGQRVNSSRLDPVLASLKRSKRLSFHYFRQDKECNASIALKLNSPVQYEIKTNKSNSF
- a CDS encoding DsbC family protein, with the translated sequence MTKNLKHVSISLLLLGMASSVFALNEKQIRTEIQKRLGTSANVRNVTPSPIPGLFEVQVNNEIFYTDSNAKYLIQGEMVELASGNNLTTKRQEDINRIKWSELPQAQAFKVVRGNGSRQIAVFSDPNCGYCKRLEKTLQQLDNVTIYNYLIPILSADSALKSKQIWCAADQQKVWNDWMLNNLGPSGKSDCANPIDKNLTLAKNYGINGTPTIFFTDGSRFPGAVQLADIEKKLASLK
- a CDS encoding FAD-dependent monooxygenase; its protein translation is MSVQTQNSPKLVNPRKAQNGADFCVVGGGIVGKSSALGLAQLGYSVIQIAPDLDKNMTPPTKNFGQRIYAIAPSAKRLLTELNIWHALDHNRIQAVRDMRIFGDRGQPKDQLHFSAFEVGRPELAWIIEADLIEATLDQAIRFHKKIININASVTDIRLEKDKNPILVLNQGEEIVSQLILAADGVRSPLRSAIGINALEDDYQQMAVVANFSCSQPHLETAYQWFLPEGNVLALLPLPSQQVSMVWSCSPEYASHLLRLTPEAWLTLLQEQSAGAIEKALGTLQLQSTPASFPLKRLKSQGLIGPQYDPKVILLGDAAHVMHPLAGQGLNLGLRDVANMLEVFKNKEGFRVLADRVLLRRYERQREGDTSSLLWLTDRLKKLFSANNPFEKQIRNWGLGLVNHSHLAKRQLIERALGE